GCGTCCTTGGAATCAACGCGGTGTTCCACGATCCGGCGGCGGCGCTGGTCGTCGACGGGGAAGTGGTGGCTGCCGCGGAGGAGGAGCGCTTTTCCCGCCGCAAGCACGGCAAGAGGCCCGTTCCGTTCGCGGCGTGGGAGCTGCCGGAAGGCGCCGCCGCCTGGTGCCTGGAGGAGGCCGGGATCACAGCGGCCGACCTGGACGTCGTCGCCTATTCGTACGACCCGACGCTGGTGGACCACTCCCGCGGGGGAACGGATCCGGAGTGGGAGCGGTTGCGGAGCACTTACGCCTCCAGGGCCCCGCTGTTCCTGCGCAGCGCGCTGCCCGGGCTCGATCCCGAGGTGGTGTGCTTCGTCCCGCACCACGTCGCGCACGCGGCCTCGGCGGGGTTGGCCGCGCCGTTCGGGGACTGCGCCGTGCTCACCGTGGACGGCCGGGGTGAGCGCACGTCGATGCTGGCGGGTGAGTACCGGGACGGCCGGTTGACCGTGCACGCTGAGCAGGAGCTGCCGCACTCCCTCGGGCTGCTGTACGAGGAGCTGACCGAGTACCTGGGATTTCGGCGTTCCAGCGACGAGTACAAGGTCATGGCCCTTTCCTCCTACGCCAAGCCGCGCTTTCGCGCCGACTTCGCGGAGCTGGTCCGGGTTCGCCCGGGCGGGTTCGAGATCGACGACATCGACTGGCGGAACTGGGCTCCGCCCCGCGAGCCCGGTGGGGAGGTGCTCGACGAGCACGCCGAACTCGCCGCGAGCGTGCAAACCCGGTTGGAGGAGGTGCTCGTCGAGCTCACGGCGTGGCTGCGGCAGCACACCGGGAAGAACCGGCTGGCGCTGGCGGGGGGCGTCGCGCTCAACTGCGTGGCCAACACCCGGATGGCCTCCGAGAGCGGTTTCGACGAGGTCTGGGTGCAACCGGCCGCCGGGGACGCGGGGACCGCGCTCGGGGCGGCGCTGCAGGTCGGTGCCGAGCGCGGAGATCCACCGGTGCCGATGCCAGGAGCGGATCTGGGCCGGGGGTTCGACACCGAACACCTGCGTGCGGTGCTGCGTTCGGCCGCTGTGGACTTCGAGCGGCCCGCGGATGTGGCCGAGGAGGCGGCAGCGGCGCTGGCCAGGGACGAAACGGTCGGCTGGTTCGAGGGACGTGCCGAGTTCGGGCCCAGGGCCCTGGGGCACAGATCGCTGCTGGCGCACCCGGGGCACGCGCACAACGTCGAGCGGCTCAACGAGGTCAAGGGGCGGGAGCAGTTCCGCCCGGTGGCTCCGATGGTCTCGGCCGAGCGTGCCGCGGAGATCTTCTCCGGTGGCCCGCTGCCCAGTCCCTACATGCTCTTCGTCCACGACGTGCGCGAGCACTGGCGCGAGCGGGTGCCCGCGGTGGTGCACGTCGACGGCACGGCGCGCATCCAAACCGTCGACCGCGGCGACGAGCCGGTGCTGGCGCGGTTGCTCGACGCGTTCGAGAGCAGAACCGGTCTTCCGCTGGTGGTCAACACCAGCTTCAACACCGCGGGCGGGCCCATGGTCGATTCGCCCGTGGACGCGCTGGAGTGCTTCGGGGCTTTCCCGATCGACGTGCTCGTGCTCGGTCCGTTCCTGGTTCGTCGCGGGAGGCAGCGGTCATGAGTGCGCGGGAGAGGCTCCACCACACCGTCGTGGTTCCGACCACGGGGCGGGCGAGTCTGCACACCCTGCTCGACGCCCTGAGGACCGCGCGCTCTCCGCTGGTCGAGGAGATCCTGCTGGTCGACGACAGGCCGGGGGAACCGGGTGCGGAGCCGCTCGCGGTCGAACCGGGGCTGCCGGTACGGGTGGTGCGCTCGGCGGGGGTCGGCCCGGCGGCGGCGCGCAACATCGGCTGGCACCACGCCCGTTCACCGTGGGTGGTGTTCCTCGACGACGACGTGGTGCCCGCATCCGACTGGGGGCGGTGGCTCGAGGAGGACCTGGCCTCCGCTCCGGCGGAGGTGGCCGCGTGCCAGGGTGTGCTCAGCGTCCCGCTGCCCGGGGAGCGCGCACCCACCGACCTGGAGCGGGACACCGCGGGGTTGGCTTCGGCGTGGTGGATCACCGCCGACATCGCCTATCGCCGCGAGGTGCTGGCTCGGTTGGGCGGGTTCGACGAGCGCTTCCCCCGGGCATTCCGGGAGGACGCGGACCTGGCGCTGCGCGCCCGCGCGCGGGGCTACCGGCTCGTCGCGGGCGAGCGCCGGAGCCTCCATCCGGTCCGCAGGGCGGGCGTGCTGGCCAGCGTGCGCGCCCAGGCGGGCAACGCCGACAACGCGGTGATGCGCGCGAAGCACGGGAGACGGTGGCGGCGCCTGGCAGGTGAGGGACCCGGCAGGACCAGAGAGCACGTGGCCACGACCGCGTTGCTCCTGACCGCGCTGGCCGCGGCCACGCGGCTGCGCGATCCACTGTGGAGGAAGGTTTCCGGTGCGGCCGCGCTGGGGTGGGCAATCGCCACCGCGGAGTTCGCCCTGCGGCGGATTCTGCCGGGCCCGCGGACTCCCGCGGAGATCGCCACGATGCTGCTTACCAGCGTGCTCATCCCTCCCGCTGCCTGCTGGCACCGGTCACGCGGACAGCTGAAAGCGCTTCGTGTCTCTCGGCGGTGGAGCTGCCCACCGCCGCGCGCGGTGTTGTTCGATCGGGACGACACGTTGGTCCACGACGTGCCGTACAACGGCGATCCGCGGCAGGTGCGCCCGCTGCCGGGGGTTTCCGAGGCCCTTCGGTCGCTCCGGGACGGTGGAGTGCTCGTGGGCGTGGTGACCAACCAGTCGGGGGTCTCGCGTGGACTGCTCGACCGCGACCAGGTGGACAGCGTCAACACCGCGGTCGAGAACCAGCTCGGCCCGTTCGCGACGTGGCAGGTCTGTCCGCACGGGGACGGCGACGGGTGCCGGTGTCGCAAACCGGAACCGGGGCTGATCGAACGCGCCGCGGCGGAACTGCACCTCCTGCCGAGCGAGTGCGTGGTCATCGGGGACACCGGCGCCGACCTCGAGGCGGCTTCCCGGGCGGGAGCGCGCGCGATCCTGGTCCCCACCACGCGGACCCGCCCCGAGGAAGTGCGCCGGGCACGTGCCGCGGCCGAGGTGACCCGCAGCGTCACCGAAGCGGTCGAGCGTCTGCTGGAAGGAGCCGGCCGATGACCGCGACGACCCTGGTGTGCAGGTTGGACAACGCCGGCGACGTGCTGCTGGCCGGACCGGCCGTGCGTGCGGTGGCCGCCGGTTCGGACGAGGTCGTGCTGCTGGCGGGACCGCGGGGACGCGCGGCGGCGGAGCTGCTCCCCGGGGTGGACGAGGTCCTGGAGTGGTGCGCTCCCTGGATAGATCCCGAACCTCCCCCGGTGCACCGGGCCGAGATGACGGAGTTCGTGGAGCGGATCGGCGCCTTCGCCCCCGAACGAGCGGTCGTGTTCACCTCGTTCCACCAGTCGGCGCTGCCGCTGGCCCTGCTGCTGCGCATGGCAGGGGTGGGATGGATCGGTGCCATCAGCGTGGACTACCCGGGCTCGCTGCTCGACCTCAGGCACCGGGTCGACGAGGACCAGCCCGAACCGGAGCGGGCCCTCGGGCTCGCCCGCGCCTGCGGCTTCGAACTCCCGCGCGCCGACGACGGAAGACTGGCCGTGCGCGGCCCGCTTCCCGAGGTCTCGGCCTTGACCGGCCCCGCCGGGTACGTCGCGGTCCATCCCGGAGCCTCGGTCCCGGCGCGGGAGTGGACCCCGGCGCGCTACGCCGCCGCGGTGCGGGAGCTGGCCCTGACCGGTCACCGCGTGGTGGTGACCGGCCAGCCGCACGAGAAGGAGCTGACCGAGTTCGTGGCCGGGGACTCCGCCGTCGACCTGGGCGGTCGTACGACGCTGCCCGAACTCGCCGCGGTGCTGGAGCGGGCTTCGGCGGTGGTCGCGCCGAACACGGGGCCCGCCCATCTGGCCGCGGCCGTGGGAACCCCCGTGGTCTCCCTGTTCGCACCCGTGGTGCCCGCGGTCCGCTGGGCCCCCTACGGGGTTCCTGCGGTGCTGCTCGGCGATCAGCGGGCACCGTGCAGGGACACCCGCGCGCGGAGCTGTCCCGTCCCGGGGCACCCGTGCCTGTCCGGGGTGAGCCCGGTGGACGTGGTGGAGGCGGTCGCGGAAGTGGGGGAGGTGGTGCCGTGAGAGTCCTGGTGTGGCACGTCCACGGCGCGTGGACGACCTCGTTCGTCCACACGGGGCACACCTGCCTGGTCCCGCGCACCCCCCTGCGCGACGCGGACGGGCGCGGCCGAGCCCGGACCTACTCGTGGCCGGACAACGCCGTCGAGGTCACCCCCGAGCAACTGCGCGAGGAGGACGTCGACGTGGTGGTCCTGCAGCGTCCGCACGAGCTCGAGCTGAGCGAGAAGTGGCTCGGGCGTCGCCCCGGTGAGGACGTGGCGGCGGTCTACGTCGAGCACGACGCGCCGCGCGGCGACGTTCCGGCCACCCGGCACCCGATGGCCGAGCGCGCGGACGTCCCCGTCGTGCACGTCACCCACTTCAACGACGTGTACTGGGACTGCGGGCGCGCTCCGACGACCGTGATCGAGCACGGCGTCGTCGATCCGGGACATCGCTACACCGGCGAGTCTCCCCGGGCCGGCGTCGTGATCAACGAGCCGGTGCGCAGGAGCAGGATCAGCGGTGCCGATCTGCTGCCGAGGTTCGCCGCGGCCGCCCCGCTCGACCTGTTCGGGATGGGGGTGAGCGACTCCCTCGGTGCGCTCGGGCTGCGGCGGGACCGGGTGCGACCGCACGAGGACCTCCCCCAGGAGGAGATGCACCGGGCTCTGGCCGGCAACAGGGTGTACGTGCACCCGTACCGGTGGACCTCGCTCGGGCTGTCGCTGCTGGAGGCGATGCACCTGGGGATGCCGGTGGTGGCCGTGGCCGCCACCGAAGCGGTCGAGGCGGTTCCGCGGGAGGCGGGAGCGGTCTCGACCAGGATCGACGAGCTCACCCGGACCGTGCGGGAGCTGCTGTCCGATCCGGACCGGGCTCGGGAAGCGGGGCGCGCCGCGCGTGCGGTCGCGCTGCGGCACTACTCGCTGGAGCGATTCTCCGCCGAGTGGGACGAGCTGTTGCAGGAGGTGACGCGATGAGAATCGACCTGGTCTCCGAACACGCGAGTCCGCTCGCCGCGCTGGGAGGAGCCGATTCGGGTGGTCAGAACGTGCACGTCGCCGAGCTGGCTCGCGGGATGGCGCGCACGGGGCACGAGGTCGTGGTGCACACCAGACGCGACTCACCGGAGCTGCCCAGCCGGGTCGAGGCGGTTCCTGGAGTCACCGTCGAGCACGTGCGCGCCGGGCCGCCGCGGGCGGTGCCCAAGGACGAGCTGCTGCCCCACATGCCGGAGTTCGGCAGCGGACTGGCCGAGCGCTGGGCAGCGGAACCGCCGGACATCGTGCACGCGCATTTCTGGATGAGCGGTCTGGCGGCGCGCAGGGGATTGTCGGGACTGTCCGTGCCGCTGGTGCAGACCTTCCACGCCCTGGGCAGGGTCAAGAGGCGCCATCAGGGCGCCAAGGACCCGAGCCCCGCCGAGCGGGAGCAGCTCGAGAGCGAGCTCGCCCGCGCGGTGGATCTGGTGGTGGCCACCTGCTCCGACGAGGTGAACGAGCTCGGCGGGATGGGCGTCCCTCCGGAGAGGACGGCCGTGGTTCCGTGCGGCATCGACCTGGCGAAGTTCGTCCCCCGGGGAGTGCCCCGTCCGCGCGGGGACAGGTACCGGGTGCTGAGCATCGGGAGAATCGTCGAGCGCAAGGGCGTCGACACGGTGATCGAGGCGCTCGCCGGGGTTCCGGACGCCGAGCTGCTGGTCGCGGGCGGGCCGGATCGCACCCGGTGGAGCACCGATCCGGAGATCGAGCGGCTGTCGAGGTGCGCGGAGGACGCGGGGGTGTCCGACCGGGTCCGGTTCCTCGGGCCGGTCGCCCACGACGAGGCCCCCGCGTTGTACCGCTCGGCGGACGTGGTGGTCAGCGCCCCGTGGTACGAGCCCTTCGGAACCGTTCCGCTCGAGGCGATGGCCTGCGGGACCCCGGTGATCGTGACTTCCGTCGGCGGGCACCGCGACACGGTGCTCGACGGGGAGACGGGCGTGCTGGTGCCGCCGCGCGACAGCGCGGAGCTCGCTCGGGAGATGCGTGATCTTCTCCGGGATCCTCGGCGGCGCGCGGCCATGGGAGCGGCGGGCGCGCGGCGGGTCCGCGCCCGGTACGGCTGGGACCGCCTGGTCCGGGAGACCGAGTCGGTCTATCACCGGGTCCGGGAACGGCACGGTGCACTGGCCACCCCGACGGGAGGTGAACCGTGATCGAACAACACTTCACCACGCTGGCGGAGCAGGCTCGGCGCATCAGCGCGGCCGCTCCCGTGATCGAGTCGTGGGCGCGACGGTTGGCGGAGGTGCTCGAGGGCGGCGGTCGACTGCTGGCGTGCGGCAACGGTGGCAGCGCCGCCGAGGCCGAGCACCTGACCGGCGAGTTCGTCGGGCGCTTCATCCGGGACAGGAAACCGTACTCGGCCGTCGCGCTGCACGCCGACACCGCGGCGCTCACCGCGGCGTTGAACGACTACGGCGAGCAGGAGGTGTTCGCCCGCGGCGTGCGGGCCCACGGCCGTGCGGGGGACGTCCTCGTCGCGCTGTCGACCAGCGGGCGCAGCCAGGACGTCGTGGCCGCGGCGAAAACCGCCCAGGAGCTGGGGGTGACCGTGTGGGCGCTGACCGGGCCCGCCCCTAACACCCTCGCCGCGACGTGCGACGACGCGGTGGCCGTTGACGCGGCGAGCGTGGCGACCGTCCAGGAGCTGCACCTGTGCCTGATCCACGCGCTGTGCGCGGCCTTCGACGAGGCCACCGGTGTCGGTTCCCCGGGGGCGGAGGAGGTGGTCGGGTGAGTCCGCGTCCTGTTCTCGTGGTCGGCGACGCACTGCTCGACGTCGACGTGGAGGGCACGACGGAGCGGTCGTGCCCGGACGCCCCCGCCCCGGTCGTCGACGTGACGGGGCGCTCCGTGCGCCCGGGGGGTGCGGGGCTCTCGGCGCGGTTGGCCGCGCAGGAGGGCGGGGAGGTCGTCGTGGTGACCGGACTCGGTCGCGACGCGGCGGGGGAACAGCTCGGCGCGCTGCTGGAGCACGCGGCCACGCTGCTGCCGCTTCCGTTCGAGGGGGAAACCCCCTGCAAAACCAGGATCCGGGTCTCCGGGCGGTCACTGGCCCGCGTGGACACCGGAGACGGCGGCGTGCCCGACCGCCCTCCCGACGAACGGGTGCTGGACGCGCTCAACCACGCCGGTGCGGTGCTGGTGGCCGACTACGGCCGGGGGACGACGCGCAACGCTCGCCTCAGGCGGGCTCTGGAACGGTTGCCCTCGGACGTCCCCCTGGTGTGGGACCCGCATCCCCGCGGGGGCGAACCGGTGGCCCGCAGCGATCTCGTGGTGCCCAACCTGTCCGAGGCCCGGCTGTTCGCGCGGGCGGAGCAGGACCCGGCGGTTCTGGGCCGCACGCTGCGCGCGCGGTGGGGCTGTCGCGCGGTCGCGGTGACCACGGGGTCCGAGGGGGCGGTGCTGGTTCCTCCCCGGCAGGGACGCGCCAGCATTCCCGCGAGCCCGGCCGCTGCCGGCGATGTGTGCGGCGCGGGGGACAGCTTCGCCACGAGCACGGCGCTGGCGCTGGCGGCAGGATCCGACTTCTCCGCGGCCGTCGACACCGCGGTCGAGCGCGCGGGCCGCTTCGTGAGCGGGGGCGGGGCGGGCAGCGTCGCCGTGCGGGACGGGAACGAGCACCGGAGGCGCGCGTCCGCGGGGGCGACGGTTTCCGACGCGGTGGCGCGGGTGCGTGCCGCGGGAGGGACTCTCGTGGCGGCCGGGGGGTGTTTCGACCTGCTGCACCCGGGACACGTCCGGCTGCTCGAACGGGCCAGGTCCTTCGGGGACGCGCTGGTGGTTTGCGTGAACTCGGACGCCTCCGTGCGCCGGATCAAGGGCCCGGAGCGGCCGATCCTCGGGCAGGAGGACCGGGTGCGTCTGCTGCGCGCGCTCGAGGTGGTCGACGCCGTGGTGCTGTTCGACGAGAGCTCGCCGGCCCGGTTGCTCGGCGAGCTGCGTCCGGACGTGTGGGTCAAGGGCCAGGACCACGAGGGCGGGGCCGTTCCCGAGGCCGAGGTGGTGGCCGAGTACGGCGGCAGAACCGCGTTCGTCCCGATCACGGAGGGCCATTC
The sequence above is a segment of the Actinopolyspora saharensis genome. Coding sequences within it:
- a CDS encoding PfkB family carbohydrate kinase, whose translation is MSPRPVLVVGDALLDVDVEGTTERSCPDAPAPVVDVTGRSVRPGGAGLSARLAAQEGGEVVVVTGLGRDAAGEQLGALLEHAATLLPLPFEGETPCKTRIRVSGRSLARVDTGDGGVPDRPPDERVLDALNHAGAVLVADYGRGTTRNARLRRALERLPSDVPLVWDPHPRGGEPVARSDLVVPNLSEARLFARAEQDPAVLGRTLRARWGCRAVAVTTGSEGAVLVPPRQGRASIPASPAAAGDVCGAGDSFATSTALALAAGSDFSAAVDTAVERAGRFVSGGGAGSVAVRDGNEHRRRASAGATVSDAVARVRAAGGTLVAAGGCFDLLHPGHVRLLERARSFGDALVVCVNSDASVRRIKGPERPILGQEDRVRLLRALEVVDAVVLFDESSPARLLGELRPDVWVKGQDHEGGAVPEAEVVAEYGGRTAFVPITEGHSTTRLLTTLRTAG
- a CDS encoding D-sedoheptulose-7-phosphate isomerase; this encodes MIEQHFTTLAEQARRISAAAPVIESWARRLAEVLEGGGRLLACGNGGSAAEAEHLTGEFVGRFIRDRKPYSAVALHADTAALTAALNDYGEQEVFARGVRAHGRAGDVLVALSTSGRSQDVVAAAKTAQELGVTVWALTGPAPNTLAATCDDAVAVDAASVATVQELHLCLIHALCAAFDEATGVGSPGAEEVVG
- a CDS encoding HAD-IIIA family hydrolase codes for the protein MSARERLHHTVVVPTTGRASLHTLLDALRTARSPLVEEILLVDDRPGEPGAEPLAVEPGLPVRVVRSAGVGPAAARNIGWHHARSPWVVFLDDDVVPASDWGRWLEEDLASAPAEVAACQGVLSVPLPGERAPTDLERDTAGLASAWWITADIAYRREVLARLGGFDERFPRAFREDADLALRARARGYRLVAGERRSLHPVRRAGVLASVRAQAGNADNAVMRAKHGRRWRRLAGEGPGRTREHVATTALLLTALAAATRLRDPLWRKVSGAAALGWAIATAEFALRRILPGPRTPAEIATMLLTSVLIPPAACWHRSRGQLKALRVSRRWSCPPPRAVLFDRDDTLVHDVPYNGDPRQVRPLPGVSEALRSLRDGGVLVGVVTNQSGVSRGLLDRDQVDSVNTAVENQLGPFATWQVCPHGDGDGCRCRKPEPGLIERAAAELHLLPSECVVIGDTGADLEAASRAGARAILVPTTRTRPEEVRRARAAAEVTRSVTEAVERLLEGAGR
- a CDS encoding glycosyltransferase, whose product is MRVLVWHVHGAWTTSFVHTGHTCLVPRTPLRDADGRGRARTYSWPDNAVEVTPEQLREEDVDVVVLQRPHELELSEKWLGRRPGEDVAAVYVEHDAPRGDVPATRHPMAERADVPVVHVTHFNDVYWDCGRAPTTVIEHGVVDPGHRYTGESPRAGVVINEPVRRSRISGADLLPRFAAAAPLDLFGMGVSDSLGALGLRRDRVRPHEDLPQEEMHRALAGNRVYVHPYRWTSLGLSLLEAMHLGMPVVAVAATEAVEAVPREAGAVSTRIDELTRTVRELLSDPDRAREAGRAARAVALRHYSLERFSAEWDELLQEVTR
- a CDS encoding glycosyltransferase family 9 protein; this encodes MTATTLVCRLDNAGDVLLAGPAVRAVAAGSDEVVLLAGPRGRAAAELLPGVDEVLEWCAPWIDPEPPPVHRAEMTEFVERIGAFAPERAVVFTSFHQSALPLALLLRMAGVGWIGAISVDYPGSLLDLRHRVDEDQPEPERALGLARACGFELPRADDGRLAVRGPLPEVSALTGPAGYVAVHPGASVPAREWTPARYAAAVRELALTGHRVVVTGQPHEKELTEFVAGDSAVDLGGRTTLPELAAVLERASAVVAPNTGPAHLAAAVGTPVVSLFAPVVPAVRWAPYGVPAVLLGDQRAPCRDTRARSCPVPGHPCLSGVSPVDVVEAVAEVGEVVP
- a CDS encoding glycosyltransferase translates to MRIDLVSEHASPLAALGGADSGGQNVHVAELARGMARTGHEVVVHTRRDSPELPSRVEAVPGVTVEHVRAGPPRAVPKDELLPHMPEFGSGLAERWAAEPPDIVHAHFWMSGLAARRGLSGLSVPLVQTFHALGRVKRRHQGAKDPSPAEREQLESELARAVDLVVATCSDEVNELGGMGVPPERTAVVPCGIDLAKFVPRGVPRPRGDRYRVLSIGRIVERKGVDTVIEALAGVPDAELLVAGGPDRTRWSTDPEIERLSRCAEDAGVSDRVRFLGPVAHDEAPALYRSADVVVSAPWYEPFGTVPLEAMACGTPVIVTSVGGHRDTVLDGETGVLVPPRDSAELAREMRDLLRDPRRRAAMGAAGARRVRARYGWDRLVRETESVYHRVRERHGALATPTGGEP
- a CDS encoding carbamoyltransferase family protein yields the protein MRVLGINAVFHDPAAALVVDGEVVAAAEEERFSRRKHGKRPVPFAAWELPEGAAAWCLEEAGITAADLDVVAYSYDPTLVDHSRGGTDPEWERLRSTYASRAPLFLRSALPGLDPEVVCFVPHHVAHAASAGLAAPFGDCAVLTVDGRGERTSMLAGEYRDGRLTVHAEQELPHSLGLLYEELTEYLGFRRSSDEYKVMALSSYAKPRFRADFAELVRVRPGGFEIDDIDWRNWAPPREPGGEVLDEHAELAASVQTRLEEVLVELTAWLRQHTGKNRLALAGGVALNCVANTRMASESGFDEVWVQPAAGDAGTALGAALQVGAERGDPPVPMPGADLGRGFDTEHLRAVLRSAAVDFERPADVAEEAAAALARDETVGWFEGRAEFGPRALGHRSLLAHPGHAHNVERLNEVKGREQFRPVAPMVSAERAAEIFSGGPLPSPYMLFVHDVREHWRERVPAVVHVDGTARIQTVDRGDEPVLARLLDAFESRTGLPLVVNTSFNTAGGPMVDSPVDALECFGAFPIDVLVLGPFLVRRGRQRS